In a genomic window of Scyliorhinus torazame isolate Kashiwa2021f chromosome 5, sScyTor2.1, whole genome shotgun sequence:
- the LOC140419618 gene encoding uncharacterized protein, with protein MEKSWKCGDCGKGYRFPSELEIHRRSHTGERPFTCSQCGQGFTDFSSLQSHQRIHTGEKPFTCSQCGKGFINSSTLQKHQRIHTGERPFICSQCGKGFIDSTTLQTHQRVHTGERPFTCSQCGKGFIDSSALQKHQRVHTGERPFTCSQCGKGFIDSSALQKHQRIHTGERPFTCSQCGKGFIDSTTLLKHQRTHTGERPFTCSQCGKGFIDSAALLKHQRIHTGEKPFTCSQCGKGFRDLSNLRIHQRVHTGERPFTCSQCGDGFTQSSSLQTHQRLHTGEKPFTCSQCGARFRASSSLRSHLRVHTGEKLFTCFQCGNGFSDLSSLQRHQRIHTGERPFTCSQCGKGFIDSSILQRHQRVHTGEKPFTCSLCGNGFTQLSTLQTHQQVHTGERPFTCS; from the coding sequence atggagaaatcgtggaaatgtggggactgtgggaagggttacagattcccatctgagctggagattcatcgacgcagtcacactggggagaggccgttcacctgttctcagtgtgggcagggattcaCTGATTTTTctagcctgcagtcacaccagcgaattcacactggggagaagccattcacctgctctcagtgtgggaagggattcattaattcatccaccctgcagaaacatcagcgaattcacactggggagaggccgttcatctgttctcagtgtgggaagggattcattgattcaaccaccctgcagacacaccagcgagttcacactggggagaggccattcacctgctctcagtgtgggaagggattcattgattcatccgccctgcagaaacatcagcgagttcacactggggagaggccgttcacctgctctcagtgtgggaagggattcattgattcatccgccctgcagaaacatcagcgaattcacactggggagaggccgttcacctgctctcagtgtgggaagggattcattgattcaaccaccctgctgaaacatcagcgaactcacactggggaaaggccgttcacctgctctcagtgtgggaagggattcattgattcagccgccctgctgaaacatcagcgaattcacactggggagaagccattcacgtgttctcagtgtgggaagggattccgtgatttatccaacctgcggatccatcagcgagttcacactggtgagcgcccgttcacctgctctcagtgtggggacggattcactcagtcatccagcctgcagacacaccagcggttgcacactggggaaaagccattcacctgctctcagtgtggggcgagattcagagcttCATCCAGCCTGCGGAGCCatctgcgagttcacactggagagaagctgttcacctgctttcaatgtgggaacggattcagtgatttatccagcctgcagagacatcagcgaattcacacaggggagaggccattcacctgctctcagtgtgggaagggatttattgattcatccatcctgcagagacatcagcgagttcacactggggagaagccattcacctgctccctctgtgggaatggattcacacagttatccactcTGCAaacacaccaacaagttcacacaggggagaggccattcacctgctcttag